The following are encoded in a window of Fusarium oxysporum f. sp. lycopersici 4287 chromosome 5, whole genome shotgun sequence genomic DNA:
- a CDS encoding hypothetical protein (At least one base has a quality score < 10), with protein MELGYPTTLEVVYISSFLFFPLHTHQASPVKHPGLTTPYLSQRRSYRPRCITLTASTNALMVYAPWRGCDCMCNYDEVSAITRMFRVCRGVRIMLDGISEGYLSMILQYADYLRKLPAYVGCPLSVMLTMPLQRLSIRK; from the coding sequence ATGGAATTGGGTTATCCTACTACACTTGAAGTTGTTTATATTTCctctttcctcttctttcctttgCATACCCACCAAGCAAGTCCGGTAAAACATCCCGGTTTGACAACCCCGTATCTATCACAACGCCGGTCATACAGACCGAGGTGTATCACACTCACTGCGAGCACCAACGCATTGATGGTATATGCCCCCTGGCGTGGTTGCGATTGCATGTGCAACTACGATGAGGTTTCTGCAATCACCCGCATGTTTCGGGTTTGTCGAGGGGTGCGTATTATGCTCGATGGTATTAGTGAGGGATACTTGTCTATGATACTTCAATATGCGGATTACTTGAGGAAGCTACCTGCATACGTTGGTTGCCCATTATCGGTAATGCTGACTATGCCACTGCAGCGATTGTCTATAAGGAAATGA
- a CDS encoding hypothetical protein (At least one base has a quality score < 10) — MAINPFLNDDEMTSPRSSRFPPLSSSAPEFTQNIALLSSQNQVTEKKLHSKRRRCQDEPIAGSAASRSRRLAEIPRRVERIREADARLRNEVPRTPGPYQLPDLDQCSNRAQLSSPGLEPEYELYQTAPRKPYGVSLEAAIDNWRGSWQPSHLAPDGGFAYAGSWCHSAPVEPSHLELEWHISERVILADDWRPDTPRDTRLSTPDLPPLSTDFEFCPCNRSGDREQDRINQEFYLATRSKMDVQMINALAHIAQDQTASGSELR; from the exons ATGGCAATTAACCCTTTCCtcaatgacgatgagatgaCTTCTCCTCGTTCTTCCCGCTTTCCTCCCTTGTCGTCCTCCGCCCCAGAGTTCACACAAAACATTGCCCTGCTATCGTCCCAGAACCAGGTCACTGAAAAGAAACTTCATTCAAAGAGGCGCAGGTGCCAAGACGAGCCCATTGCTGGTAGTGCCGCCTCCAGATCTCGCCGTTTGGCTGAGATCCCTCGCCGTGTTGAGCGGATCAGAGAAGCGGATGCTCGGCTGCGGAATGAAGTACCCAGAACACCTGGCCCATACCAGCTGCCAGACTTGGATCAGTGCTCAAACAGAGCCCAGCTGTCCTCACCTGGCCTGGAGCCAGAATATGAACTCTATCAGACGGCTCCGCGCAAGCCATATGGTGTCTCACTTGAGGCGGCCATTGATAACTGGCGAGGTAGCTGGCAACCATCCCATCTCGCTCCTGACGGAGGCTTTGCTTACGCGGGGTCCTGGTGCCACTCAGCACCCGTGGAACCTAGTCACCTAGAGCTGGAGTGGCACATATCTGAACGAGTTATCCTCGCAGACGACTGGCGCCCCGATACACCCAGGGATACCCGACTCTCCACGCCAGACCTGCCTCCACTGTCGACAGACTTTGAGTTTTGTCCATGCAATCGCTCAGGCGATCGTGAACAGGATAGAATAAATCAAGAATTCTACTTGGCGACAAGATCCAAGATGGACGTGCAGA TGATAAATGCGCTGGCGCACATCGCCCAGGACCAAACAGCATCCGGAAGTGAGCTCCGATAA
- a CDS encoding hypothetical protein (At least one base has a quality score < 10) yields MAINPFLNDDEMTSPRSSRFPPLSSSAPEFTQNIALLSSQNQVTEKKLHSKRRRCQDEPIAGSAASRSRRLAEIPRRVERIREADARLRNEVPRTPGPYQLPDLDQCSNRAQLSSPGLEPEYELYQTAPRKPYGVSLEAAIDNWRGSWQPSHLAPDGGFAYAGSWCHSAPVEPSHLELEWHISERVILADDWRPDTPRDTRLSTPDLPPLSTDFEFCPCNRSGDREQDRINQEFYLATRSKMDVQSMLILTWPRGLLLLLMDAVINALAHIAQDQTASGSELR; encoded by the coding sequence ATGGCAATTAACCCTTTCCtcaatgacgatgagatgaCTTCTCCTCGTTCTTCCCGCTTTCCTCCCTTGTCGTCCTCCGCCCCAGAGTTCACACAAAACATTGCCCTGCTATCGTCCCAGAACCAGGTCACTGAAAAGAAACTTCATTCAAAGAGGCGCAGGTGCCAAGACGAGCCCATTGCTGGTAGTGCCGCCTCCAGATCTCGCCGTTTGGCTGAGATCCCTCGCCGTGTTGAGCGGATCAGAGAAGCGGATGCTCGGCTGCGGAATGAAGTACCCAGAACACCTGGCCCATACCAGCTGCCAGACTTGGATCAGTGCTCAAACAGAGCCCAGCTGTCCTCACCTGGCCTGGAGCCAGAATATGAACTCTATCAGACGGCTCCGCGCAAGCCATATGGTGTCTCACTTGAGGCGGCCATTGATAACTGGCGAGGTAGCTGGCAACCATCCCATCTCGCTCCTGACGGAGGCTTTGCTTACGCGGGGTCCTGGTGCCACTCAGCACCCGTGGAACCTAGTCACCTAGAGCTGGAGTGGCACATATCTGAACGAGTTATCCTCGCAGACGACTGGCGCCCCGATACACCCAGGGATACCCGACTCTCCACGCCAGACCTGCCTCCACTGTCGACAGACTTTGAGTTTTGTCCATGCAATCGCTCAGGCGATCGTGAACAGGATAGAATAAATCAAGAATTCTACTTGGCGACAAGATCCAAGATGGACGTGCAGAGTATGTTAATACTTACATGGCCAAGAGGCCTCCTTCTCTTGCTGATGGATGCAGTGATAAATGCGCTGGCGCACATCGCCCAGGACCAAACAGCATCCGGAAGTGAGCTCCGATAA
- a CDS encoding 26S proteasome regulatory subunit N2, which produces MPLGLHGNKAFSATRPFLPQQPLASPLVLLQTSLARPHDPSYSFKMPGIVSATGVLAFLTDEEPELKVFALQTLNDDIDTVWTEVAAVLTQIEALYEDESFPERQLAALVLAKVYYHLQAYNDSMVFALAAGDLFKLDSPGEFEETIISKCVDQYIAVNAAKKAAPQASKNTDLPELATTFASGAEGAVMSPTTPFSQTTLPPKSLLSRDSIDNTMLEATFQPAFKQGRSGSIAELPDQATGSLQRVVERLFESCLEQGRYRQVVGIAVEAKKLDVLRSVIKRASDDEKKAKSNPLENSPGPAEDLMEYTLGICMDIVQERAFRTEILRLILDLLNEIPNPDYFAIAKCVVYLNSDEEASRMLRNLVEKGDRSSIANAYQIAFDLYDNGTQEFLGKVLASLPASKPVKKESDENGEQSHESESLLQNKQEAPENELPEQVSKAYSNIREILDGSKTIRLNLEFLYRNNRTDLSILNKVRDSLEGRNSIFHTAVTFCNAFMNQGTTNDKFFRDNLEWLGKAVNWSKFTATAALGVIHRGNLSQSRKLLEPYLPRQGGLSSGSIFSQGGALYAYGLIHANHGADALDYLKEQFSQAEEEVVQHGGALGLGIAGMATGDWEIFEKLREILFQDSALNGEAVGLAMGLIMLGTGNVKALEDMITYAHETTHEKIVRGLAIGMALIMFGRQEGADVLIEGLLNDPDPTLRYGGIMTVALAYCGTGSNKAIRKLLHIAVSDVNDDVRRIAVMSLGFILFRKPGSVPRMVELLSESYNPHVRYGSAMALGISCAGTGLDEAIDLLEPMMKDPTDFVRQGALISLAMILVQQNEVMNPKVSSIRKTLKKVVGDRHEDAMTKFGAALALGIIDAGGRNCTIGLQTQTGNLNMAGIVGMAVFTQYWYWFPFTHFLSLSFSPTSIIGLDHDLEMPNFKFHCATRPSLFDYPPEQEVKTEEGPALIATAILSTTAQAKRRAQKKERAQRRESMEIDTAPSKSGGDKMDVDEDKKADETKDTKEEQEKEPAASADTKKKPEKEKVGYEIENMTRVLPGQLKYISFPAGRYKPVKKPTGGPLLLHDSQPDEEKSLLEEKLKKVTTERAPVAGQQTGRGGRGGAQRAVLDSLAESRGGANSAMLGQLLRNQGRSPFGLLDAEPQTPGGNASGAAAAAGVLTAVDEDSDDDEEAPVPKEFEYFTDAGEDDDDDDE; this is translated from the exons ATGCCATTGGGCCTACACGGAAATAAGGCATTCTCTGCTACTCGACCATTCTTACCCCAGCAGCCTCTCGCATCGCCGCTCGTATTGCTACAGACCTCTCTAGCACGCCCACACGATCCCTCATATTCTTTCAAGATGCCCGGTATCGTCTCGGCTACCGGCGTCCTCGCCTTCCTTACCGACGAGGAGCCTGAACTCAAGGTCTTCGCTCTGCAGACCCTCAACGACGATATCGATACCGTCTGGACTGAGGTCGCTGCTGTGTTGACACAGAT CGAGGCACTCTACGAGGACGAGTCGTTCCCTGAGCGTCAACTCGCTGCTCTTGTTCTGGCCAAGGTCTACTACCATCTCCAGGCCTACAATGACAGCATGGTCTTCGCCCTCGCCGCTGGCGACCTTTTCAAGCTCGATTCCCCTGGCGAGTTCGAGGAGACCATTATCTCTAAATGTGTCGACCAGTACATCGCTGTGAATGCTGCAAAGAAGGCGGCTCCTCAGGCTTCAAAGAACACCGACCTCCCCGAGCTGGCTACTACGTTCGCGAGCGGCGCCGAGGGTGCTGTCATGTCTCCTACCACACCTTTTTCGCAGACAACTCTACCTCCCAAGTCTCTTCTTTCCCGCGACTCGATCGACAACACGATGCTCGAGGCCACCTTCCAGCCTGCTTTCAAGCAAGGCCGCTCTGGTTCTATTGCTGAGCTCCCCGACCAGGCCACCGGCTCGCTTCAGAGGGTTGTTGAGAGGCTTTTCGAAAGCTGCCTAGAGCAGGGCCGCTACAGGCAAGTGGTAGGTATTGCGGTTGAGGCCAAGAAACTGGACGTTCTTCGAAGCGTCATCAAGCGCGCtagcgatgatgagaagaaggccaagtcTAACCCTCTCGAAAACTCTCCTGGCCCGGCAGAGGATCTCATGGAGTACACATTGGGTATTTGCATGGACATCGTCCAGGAGAGAGCCTTCCGAACCGAAATTTTGAGGCTAATTCTCGATCTCCTCAACGAGATTCCCAACCCTGATTACTTTGCCATCGCCAAGTGTGTCGTTTACCTTAACTCAGATGAGGAAGCATCTCGCATGCTGCGCAATCTTGTTGAAAAGGGCGACCGTTCTTCCATCGCCAATGCCTATCAAATTGCTTTCGACCTTTACGACAACGGTACACAGGAATTTCTCGGCAAGGTTCTTGCATCACTCCCAGCTAGCAAGCCTGTCAAGAAAGAGTCAGATGAGAACGGCGAACAGTCCCACGAGAGCGAATCTCTGCTTCAGAATAAGCAGGAAGCCCCCGAAAACGAGCTCCCTGAACAAGTATCCAAGGCCTATTCCAATATCCGAGAAATTCTTGATGGCAGCAAGACCATCCGTCTCAACCTCGAGTTCCTCTACCGCAACAACCGAACCGATCTGAGCATCCTCAACAAGGTCCGCGACAGTCTTGAGGGCCGAAACTCCATCTTCCACACTGCGGTCACGTTTTGCAATGCCTTTATGAACCAAGGAACTACAAACGACAAGTTCTTCCGTGATAACTTGGAGTGGTTGGGCAAGGCAGTCAACTGGTCCAAGTTCACGGCGACTGCCGCTCTTGGTGTCATTCACCGCGGAAACCTTTCTCAATCTAGAAAGCTACTTGAGCCTTATCTTCCCCGACAAGGTGGCCTCAGCAGTGGCTCTATCTTCAGCCAGGGTGGTGCTCTCTACGCCTATGGACTGATCCATGCCAACCACGGAGCCGACGCTCTGGACTACCTCAAGGAGCAGTTTAGCCAGGCTGAAGAGGAGGTCGTTCAGCATGGTGGCGCTCTGGGTCTGGGTATTGCCGGCATGGCCACTGGCGATTGGGAAATCTTTGAGAAGCTCCGAGAAATCTTGTTCCAGGATTCTGCTCTCAATGGTGAGGCTGTTGGTTTGGCTATGGGTCTTATCATGCTTGGCACCGGAAATGTCAAGGCTCTGGAGGATATGATTACATATGCGCATGAAACCACTCACGAGAAGATTGTCCGTGGTCTTGCTATTGGTATGGCACTTATTATGTTTGGCCGCCAAGAAGGAGCCGATGTTCTTATTGAAGGACTCCTTAACGACCCTGATCCCACGCTGCGATATGGTGGTATCATGACTGTTGCTCTTGCCTACTGCGGTACCGGTAGCAACAAGGCTATCCGAAAGCTCCTTCATATTGCTGTTAGCGATGTCAACGATGACGTCCGTCGTATAGCCGTCATGAGTCTGggcttcatcctcttccgCAAGCCTGGAAGCGTGCCTCGTATGGTTGAGCTCCTCTCCGAATCATATAACCCTCACGTGCGATACGGTTCCGCCATGGCTCTGGGTATCTCATGCGCCGGTACAGGTCTTGACGAGGCCATCGACCTTCTTGAACCTATGATGAAGGATCCCACAGACTTTGTGCGACAGGGTGCCCTCATCTCTCTCGCCATGATCCTTGTTCAACAGAACGAGGTCATGAACCCCAAGGTTTCGTCAATCCGCAAGACTCTGAAGAAGGTGGTTGGCGACCGTCACGAGGATGCCATGACCAAGTTCGGTGCTGCTCTGGCGCTTGGTATCATTGACGCTGGTGGTCGCAACTGCACCATCGGCCTCCAGACACAGACTGGCAACCTCAACATGGCCGGTATCGTTGGTATGGCTGTATTCACACAATACTGGTACTGGTTCCCTTTTACCCACTTCTTGTCGCTTAGCTTCTCTCCCACTTCAATCATTGGACTTGATCACGATCTTGAGATGCCCAACTTTAAGTTCCACTGTGCTACACGACCCAGCCTCTTCGATTACCCGCCTGAGCAAGAAGTCAAGACCGAAGAAGGTCCTGCTCTGATTGCCACCGCGATCCTGTCAACAACTGCGCAGGCCAAACGACGAgctcagaagaaggagcGCGCTCAGCGAAGAGAGAGCATGGAAATCGATACCGCCCCCTCTAAGAGCGGTGGCGACAAGATGGACGTGgacgaggacaagaaggcGGACGAGACTAAGGATACGaaggaagagcaagagaaGGAACCGGCGGCTTCTGCggacaccaagaagaagcccgagaaggagaaggttggGTACGAAATCGAAAACATGACCCGAGTTCTCCCTGGTCAACTCAAGTATATCAGCTTCCCCGCCGGCCGATACAAGCCCGTTAAGAAG CCCACTGGTGGTCCCCTGCTGCTGCACGATAGCCAGCCCGACGAGGAGAAGAGTCTacttgaggagaagcttaAGAAGGTTACAACCGAACGGGCCCCTGTGGCTGGGCAACAAACTGGACGAGGCGGACGAGGCGGCGCTCAGCGCGCTGTGCTTGACAGTCTTGCCGAGTCTAGAGGAGGAGCCAACAGCGCTATGCTCGGACAGTTGCTTCGCAACCAAGGTCGATCACCATTTGGCCTGCTCGACGCCGAGCCCCAGACTCCTGGTGGTAACGCCTCAGGcgccgctgctgctgcgggTGTACTGACCGCCGTCGATGAAGACtcagatgacgatgaagaggctCCTGTACCTAAGGAATTCGAGTACTTCACCGATGCTGgggaggatgacgatgatgatgacgagtAG